A window of Desulfonatronovibrio magnus contains these coding sequences:
- a CDS encoding metallophosphoesterase family protein has protein sequence MSVKFIHTADWQIGKPFARIEDDNKRFLVQNQRIKTIESIAAEVEKTNASFVVVAGDLFDSNTADKPTVSAACSAIGKIKVPVIAIPGNHDHGGPGSVWQQDYFLQEKEQLAPNLTVLLEYEPFEIDDVVIFPCPLLRRHESQDCTAWLRDDHIFQSFQGKTRLVLAHGSVHGFTSESDGEEGPTESNRISIENLPMSEIDYCALGDWHGGKKISEKVWYSGTPELDRFPKSGSHNPGNILVVEASRNKEPVVEIVQSSKLQWSSMSYHFAKDDDLDLFQKELNQLIESRANEDLLRLILSGSLGIEAYSKLVNILDTLEARLLRLKLSNQTMIAPTDAEIEGLTQRSNDPVLSMVANQLVNKLKNETDPDPVTATALRELYGAINQRGAV, from the coding sequence ATGTCTGTAAAATTTATCCATACTGCTGACTGGCAGATTGGCAAGCCTTTTGCCAGAATCGAGGATGATAATAAACGTTTCCTGGTTCAGAACCAGAGAATTAAGACTATTGAAAGTATTGCCGCTGAGGTTGAGAAAACCAATGCCTCTTTTGTTGTAGTAGCAGGTGATCTTTTTGATTCCAATACTGCAGATAAACCTACGGTATCGGCTGCCTGCAGTGCAATAGGTAAAATTAAGGTTCCGGTCATAGCTATTCCAGGCAACCATGATCATGGTGGGCCGGGTAGCGTCTGGCAGCAGGACTATTTCCTGCAGGAGAAAGAACAGCTTGCTCCAAACTTAACAGTATTGCTCGAATACGAACCATTCGAGATTGATGATGTTGTTATTTTTCCTTGTCCTTTGCTGAGGAGACATGAGTCTCAGGACTGCACTGCATGGCTTAGAGATGATCATATTTTTCAGAGTTTTCAAGGCAAGACCAGGTTAGTTCTTGCCCATGGCAGTGTGCATGGGTTTACATCAGAGTCTGACGGTGAAGAAGGTCCGACAGAATCAAATAGAATTAGCATTGAAAATCTGCCCATGTCTGAGATTGACTATTGTGCTCTTGGAGATTGGCATGGGGGCAAAAAGATTAGTGAAAAAGTATGGTATTCTGGAACTCCGGAACTTGATCGTTTTCCCAAAAGTGGAAGCCATAATCCTGGCAATATTCTTGTTGTTGAAGCATCCCGCAACAAAGAGCCAGTTGTTGAAATAGTTCAATCATCTAAACTGCAATGGTCATCCATGAGCTATCATTTTGCCAAGGATGATGACCTGGACCTTTTCCAAAAAGAGCTGAACCAATTAATTGAATCCCGCGCTAATGAAGACCTTTTGCGTTTAATTTTGAGCGGTTCCCTGGGTATTGAGGCTTATAGTAAACTGGTAAATATTCTTGATACTCTGGAAGCAAGATTACTTAGGCTAAAGCTCAGTAATCAGACTATGATAGCACCTACTGATGCGGAGATAGAGGGCTTGACTCAAAGATCAAATGATCCGGTTTTATCAATGGTGGCGAATCAACTTGTTAACAAGTTGAAAAATGAGACCGATCCAGATCCGGTTACAGCTACTGCTCTGCGTGAGCTGTATGGAGCTATCAATCAAAGGGGTGCTGTATGA
- a CDS encoding AAA family ATPase yields the protein MKIKSAAVRNYRVHKDISVDLNDDRLLFEGPNESGKSTFVEALHRCFFLKAKITGETRESMVSNIYPGHPEVKVVFEAEGDTYSLIKIFSGQTGSIKLNKESGESWNDQEAENRLSELLAVESQCGGRGVANDLAKSWAHLWVWQGKSGDNPAKEADQERDRIIQNMQKIGGAAVVQSQLDTDLAEHFKSIYEQAFRQDGKPKAGSELDKAQKELAEAEKRFKDANEKCSKLLQAVEDYQNAEDEIKQCNECIDKLQGEREENLSQIKQAEKLENDINEQAEQLKIEVEKLNSLKDTEETIEGFRKEINGLKHKLKPREENLDTAKKHLENLKKKQEAAEKEENAASATVEGLRGKLELARAWKDYFQQEEETSRLKEFFDRKQSLKSQISGLEKDFAKLPNISESDLKELKDTQTELNENQAVLNSMAAQISVVQSNQQVLINDEEASVNTTKTVTDSVDLKVGQDVLLRIKPGGGDALNECRQRLQDLKDKFSGLLVNYGVNSIEEAEECYKKREEIKGNITALNNQIAGFDDGTLDAKLNDAEVKLTGIHEEVKRRKQNVESAPEPGNKEEAENTLKSEVQNEAKAREHAADMRNERKSVEDALKESQQELDTLNQELDSLKKDIADKESRLSQLLRQSGEDVERQKKLNDIQELVSELQRKQKETTGNLQHMMPDSLKQAKDRIERALKTQTDKLEAAKDKKSTNKGILNSSGTHDPKADAQRAEADVKNLKERLENINIKAQSIQLLHSLFQEQQKELMETMTKPLEEKITFYLQAVFGPQAKAKVNYDGSSFSGFDLVRPNKQNVPFDALSGGTKEQVAAAARLAIAEILAADHGGSLPVVFDDAFVNSDPGRIKLLQGMLDLAASKGLQVIVLTCNPSEYAGLGAKGVKFV from the coding sequence ATGAAAATAAAATCTGCTGCAGTTAGAAATTACCGTGTCCATAAAGATATTTCTGTGGATCTAAACGATGACCGCCTTCTTTTTGAAGGCCCAAACGAATCCGGCAAAAGTACTTTTGTGGAAGCTTTGCATCGTTGTTTTTTTCTTAAAGCAAAGATTACAGGTGAAACCCGAGAGAGTATGGTTTCAAATATCTATCCTGGCCATCCTGAAGTAAAGGTTGTTTTTGAAGCTGAAGGCGACACGTACAGCCTGATTAAAATTTTTAGTGGGCAAACTGGTTCAATAAAGCTGAACAAAGAATCCGGCGAATCATGGAACGATCAAGAAGCTGAAAACCGCCTGTCAGAACTGCTGGCAGTAGAAAGTCAGTGCGGTGGAAGGGGAGTAGCGAATGATCTGGCAAAATCCTGGGCACATTTGTGGGTTTGGCAAGGTAAAAGTGGAGACAACCCGGCAAAAGAGGCTGATCAGGAAAGAGACCGGATTATTCAGAATATGCAGAAGATTGGCGGGGCAGCAGTTGTTCAATCTCAACTCGATACTGACTTGGCTGAGCATTTTAAATCCATTTATGAACAAGCATTCAGACAAGATGGAAAGCCAAAAGCAGGTTCTGAATTGGATAAAGCTCAAAAGGAATTAGCTGAGGCTGAAAAAAGATTTAAAGATGCCAATGAGAAATGCAGCAAACTGCTTCAGGCAGTAGAAGACTACCAGAATGCGGAAGATGAGATAAAACAGTGCAATGAGTGCATAGATAAGCTGCAAGGTGAAAGAGAAGAGAATTTATCACAAATTAAACAGGCCGAAAAGCTGGAAAATGACATAAATGAGCAGGCTGAACAACTTAAGATTGAAGTGGAAAAGCTTAATAGCCTTAAAGATACGGAAGAGACCATAGAAGGCTTCCGTAAAGAAATTAATGGGCTAAAACATAAACTAAAGCCCAGGGAAGAAAATCTGGATACTGCTAAGAAACACTTAGAAAATCTTAAAAAAAAGCAAGAAGCTGCTGAAAAAGAGGAAAATGCTGCCAGCGCTACTGTTGAAGGTCTTCGAGGAAAACTCGAGTTGGCCCGTGCCTGGAAAGACTACTTTCAACAAGAAGAAGAAACATCGAGGCTTAAGGAATTCTTCGACAGGAAGCAGAGTCTAAAATCACAGATTTCAGGTTTAGAGAAGGATTTCGCGAAGTTGCCGAATATTTCAGAGTCTGACCTGAAAGAATTGAAGGACACTCAAACAGAATTAAACGAGAACCAGGCTGTTTTAAACTCCATGGCAGCTCAAATATCTGTTGTTCAGTCTAATCAGCAGGTTCTGATCAACGATGAAGAAGCCTCGGTGAATACGACAAAAACCGTCACCGATTCTGTGGACCTTAAAGTCGGTCAGGATGTGTTGTTGCGCATCAAGCCTGGTGGTGGTGATGCTCTGAACGAGTGCCGCCAAAGATTACAGGATCTAAAGGATAAATTTTCTGGTCTTCTAGTAAATTACGGGGTTAATTCTATTGAGGAAGCAGAAGAGTGCTATAAAAAACGTGAAGAAATAAAAGGAAATATTACTGCCCTTAACAACCAGATAGCAGGATTTGACGATGGTACACTGGATGCCAAACTAAACGATGCAGAAGTAAAACTGACTGGTATCCATGAAGAGGTAAAGCGCAGAAAGCAAAATGTTGAAAGTGCACCTGAACCCGGCAATAAAGAAGAGGCGGAAAACACTCTAAAATCCGAAGTACAGAATGAGGCAAAAGCCAGAGAACATGCGGCTGATATGAGAAATGAGCGTAAATCAGTTGAAGATGCCTTAAAAGAATCACAACAAGAGCTGGACACACTTAACCAGGAATTGGACAGCTTAAAAAAAGATATTGCTGATAAAGAATCCAGACTGAGTCAGCTATTAAGACAGTCAGGTGAAGATGTTGAGCGCCAGAAGAAGCTAAATGATATTCAGGAGCTTGTATCTGAGTTGCAAAGAAAACAAAAAGAGACAACTGGTAATCTGCAGCACATGATGCCTGACTCTCTAAAACAGGCAAAGGACCGTATTGAAAGGGCACTAAAAACCCAGACTGATAAATTGGAAGCAGCCAAGGACAAGAAAAGCACTAATAAGGGGATCTTGAATAGCAGTGGCACTCATGACCCTAAGGCTGATGCTCAAAGAGCTGAGGCAGACGTAAAAAACCTTAAAGAACGACTTGAAAATATTAATATTAAGGCTCAGTCCATTCAGCTTCTTCACAGCCTTTTCCAGGAGCAACAGAAAGAATTGATGGAAACCATGACCAAGCCCTTGGAGGAAAAAATCACCTTTTATCTTCAAGCTGTCTTCGGGCCTCAAGCTAAAGCAAAGGTGAACTATGACGGCAGTTCATTCAGTGGTTTTGACCTTGTACGCCCTAATAAGCAAAATGTACCATTTGACGCTTTAAGCGGAGGAACTAAGGAGCAGGTTGCTGCAGCTGCCAGGCTGGCCATTGCTGAAATACTTGCAGCTGACCATGGTGGAAGTTTGCCGGTGGTATTTGATGATGCCTTTGTCAATTCTGATCCAGGCAGGATAAAGCTTCTTCAGGGCATGCTTGATCTTGCAGCCTCTAAGGGGTTGCAAGTTATTGTGCTGACCTGTAATCCATCTGAGTATGCTGGGCTTGGGGCAAAAGGCGTGAAATTTGTTTAA
- a CDS encoding ATP-binding protein, whose product MSIGTREQISVITRLAFADLLTEIGSQSPPVILDDALVYSDDDRFEKMTKIISKSAQKYQIIILTCRPTLYADLGVPEFRIS is encoded by the coding sequence TTGAGCATAGGAACCAGGGAGCAGATATCTGTAATAACCCGCCTGGCTTTTGCTGATCTTTTGACTGAAATAGGCAGCCAGTCCCCGCCAGTCATCCTTGATGATGCTCTGGTTTATTCTGATGATGACCGCTTTGAGAAAATGACAAAAATCATCTCTAAATCAGCACAGAAATACCAGATTATTATACTTACATGCCGACCTACTTTGTATGCTGATTTGGGGGTTCCGGAGTTTAGGATTTCTTGA
- a CDS encoding GIY-YIG nuclease family protein, whose amino-acid sequence MSKGRISYTFEECKKKAFNFNDRTSFKVQSNSIYSYAYKRGWLNDICSHMPVKKKTNGFWTKEKCLEEAKKYQTRTEFSDNSPSGYSIAKRNGWLEECCEHMIVVGSKVKRAIYVFEFSDKYAYVGLSYNLEVRKNQHLTSTNSPVYKHLQQTLSSYMFKRLTEYIDLEEAVQQEAHYIEKYYKNGWILLNSRNAGATGGSILIWDFNKCLEEALEYEARKDFKENSSSAYGSALRNNWLDEICIHMDRLQNPKNFWDEGKCEQEALKFKSRTEFHRKSGSAYSAASKLGILDRLCSHMNKKEPWRIWTKEKCKIEALKYRAKSDFKKGSSAAHSAAVKGGFLDDICSHMTKLRKPKGFWNFEKCKKEAAKFASRSEFQKKDVSAYREALNNGWLDEICTHMKSKIKPKNHWTKERCHEQALKYDTRSEFQKNSNAAYCKSAREKWLDEICSHMVEIKKPNNFWTKEKCAEISIQFTIKSEFRKNHPNIYAQAHRKGFLDEICSHMKPERRPANDWTKENIIKEMEKYKTRTEFNKNSGGAAVVARGYGWYDELWRRTHPED is encoded by the coding sequence ATGAGTAAAGGTAGAATCTCATATACTTTTGAGGAATGTAAAAAGAAAGCATTTAATTTTAATGATAGAACCTCATTTAAAGTTCAGTCTAACAGTATTTATAGTTATGCATACAAGCGTGGCTGGTTAAATGACATCTGTAGTCATATGCCTGTTAAAAAAAAGACAAATGGATTTTGGACAAAAGAAAAGTGTCTAGAAGAAGCAAAGAAATATCAAACTAGAACTGAATTTAGTGATAACTCACCAAGTGGTTATTCTATCGCTAAAAGGAATGGTTGGTTGGAGGAATGCTGCGAACACATGATTGTAGTTGGTAGTAAAGTAAAAAGAGCGATATACGTATTTGAATTTTCAGATAAGTACGCATATGTTGGTTTAAGCTATAATTTAGAAGTAAGAAAGAATCAGCATTTAACTTCTACAAATAGTCCTGTATATAAACACTTACAGCAAACATTATCTTCATACATGTTTAAAAGATTAACAGAATATATTGATTTAGAAGAAGCTGTTCAACAAGAGGCACATTATATCGAAAAGTACTATAAGAACGGATGGATTCTTTTAAATTCTAGAAATGCTGGCGCTACAGGTGGTTCTATCCTAATTTGGGATTTTAACAAATGTTTAGAGGAGGCTCTTGAATATGAAGCCAGAAAAGATTTTAAAGAGAATTCGAGTAGTGCATATGGTTCAGCACTTAGAAATAATTGGTTAGATGAAATCTGTATTCATATGGATAGACTTCAAAATCCAAAAAACTTTTGGGATGAAGGAAAATGTGAGCAAGAGGCTTTAAAGTTTAAAAGTAGAACAGAATTTCATAGAAAATCTGGAAGTGCATATTCAGCTGCAAGTAAACTTGGAATACTTGATAGACTATGTTCACACATGAATAAGAAAGAACCTTGGAGAATTTGGACAAAAGAAAAGTGTAAGATAGAAGCTTTAAAGTATAGAGCAAAAAGTGATTTTAAGAAAGGTTCATCAGCAGCACATAGCGCTGCTGTTAAAGGTGGTTTTCTTGATGATATTTGCTCGCATATGACGAAATTAAGAAAGCCCAAAGGATTTTGGAATTTTGAAAAGTGTAAAAAGGAAGCAGCTAAATTTGCATCACGGTCTGAATTTCAAAAAAAAGATGTAAGTGCATATCGAGAAGCCTTAAATAATGGATGGCTAGATGAAATATGTACTCATATGAAATCGAAGATTAAGCCAAAAAATCATTGGACTAAAGAAAGATGTCATGAGCAAGCATTGAAATATGATACTAGAAGTGAGTTTCAAAAAAACTCAAATGCGGCATATTGTAAATCTGCAAGGGAAAAATGGTTGGATGAAATCTGTTCACACATGGTAGAGATAAAAAAGCCAAATAATTTCTGGACAAAAGAAAAATGTGCTGAAATATCAATTCAGTTTACTATAAAATCTGAATTTAGAAAAAATCATCCAAATATATATGCTCAAGCACATCGAAAGGGATTTTTAGATGAAATTTGTTCTCATATGAAGCCGGAAAGAAGACCTGCAAATGATTGGACAAAAGAAAATATTATTAAAGAAATGGAAAAATATAAAACAAGAACCGAATTTAATAAAAACTCGGGGGGAGCAGCAGTGGTAGCTCGTGGATATGGTTGGTATGATGAATTATGGAGAAGAACACATCCTGAAGATTAA
- a CDS encoding DEAD/DEAH box helicase → MDQKLDYLFIDEAGQEALANMVAMGTSARNIVLLGDQMQLGQPIQGVHPGRSGESTLEYLLDGKATIPPDKGIFLSTTWRMNPEVNALISDMIYESRLEPESNNSNQRLILSGNADSALLPAGVRYIPVEHDGCSQKSQEEAEVVKKLVESLTSQQYQDKHKNIHPLGLENILVVAPYNLQVNLLKSVLPQGARVGTVDKFQGQQAEVVIVSMATSNEEYLPRNIDFLFSKNRLNVAISRAKSLAIVVSNPALMSIKCSQPEQVALVNALCWVKEYSESLGVS, encoded by the coding sequence TTGGATCAGAAACTTGATTATCTGTTCATTGATGAGGCCGGGCAAGAAGCTTTAGCCAACATGGTTGCCATGGGGACTTCTGCCAGGAATATTGTTTTACTTGGTGATCAGATGCAGCTTGGCCAGCCCATCCAGGGAGTTCATCCCGGCAGATCCGGTGAATCAACCCTGGAATACCTTCTGGACGGCAAGGCGACCATTCCTCCGGATAAAGGAATATTTCTAAGCACAACCTGGCGCATGAACCCTGAGGTCAATGCCCTTATCTCAGACATGATCTATGAAAGCCGGCTTGAGCCTGAATCCAACAACTCCAATCAAAGGCTGATCCTGAGTGGCAATGCTGACTCTGCCCTGCTTCCAGCAGGAGTCAGGTATATACCTGTGGAGCATGACGGCTGCTCCCAGAAGTCACAGGAAGAAGCTGAGGTGGTTAAGAAACTGGTTGAGAGTCTGACCAGCCAGCAATATCAGGATAAGCACAAAAATATTCATCCCCTGGGTCTTGAAAATATCCTGGTGGTTGCACCCTACAACCTCCAGGTTAACCTGCTCAAATCTGTTCTTCCACAAGGGGCAAGGGTTGGAACAGTTGATAAATTTCAGGGGCAGCAGGCAGAAGTGGTTATTGTGTCCATGGCTACATCCAATGAGGAATACCTGCCCAGGAATATTGATTTTCTGTTCAGCAAGAACCGGCTTAATGTGGCTATTTCCAGAGCTAAAAGTCTGGCAATTGTTGTCTCAAACCCTGCCCTTATGTCCATAAAGTGCTCCCAGCCTGAGCAGGTTGCTTTGGTTAATGCCCTGTGCTGGGTCAAGGAGTACTCGGAGAGCCTTGGTGTATCTTAA